Part of the Halogeometricum sp. S3BR5-2 genome, TCGTAGACGTCGACCCAGCGGTCCTCCAGTCCCTCCTCGACGCGCGATTGGTACTCCTCGCCGAGGGGGGCGACGGCCTCGACGATGTACTCCTTAGCCTCCTCGTAGCTGACTTCCGGCCCCTCGTCGCCCGTCAGCGACATGTAGAGGTCCCACATCTCCAACTGGTCCACGTCGAGCGCCCGCCGCTTCAGTTCCGCGTGGCGGTGGAGGTAGTCGAGGTTGTCCCGGACCGTCCCCACGAGGTTGTCGTACACCTCGACGGGCACGTTCGGGCCGTCGAGCGCCGCCTCCCGGGCCGTGTCGTAGCGCCGGGCGTTCGCGTACTTCACGTCCTTCTTCACGCTGTTCTTCAGCGCGGTGCCGACGGAGTTGCGCACGTCCGCCCACTCGTCGTAGAACTCCTCGTGGACCGTCCGGCGGAACTCCCGGTCGGGGTGTTTCAGCAGTTTCGTGAAGTTCCCCTGCGATATCTCGACGTCCTCGCCCTCTGGGTTCTCCACCGTCGGGAACGTCATGTCCGCGTTCGACAGCATGCCGTAGATGTCGCTCGGAGCGCTGGCCACCTCGCCCAGTTCCGCGAGGAGTTCCTCGACTTCGGCCGACCGGGTGTGCGGTTTCGTCCGGAGCACGTCGTCGAAGTAGTGTTCGTACTCGCGCAGTTCGGGTTCGGCTTCGAGGAACTCCGACAGTTCCTCTTCGCTCAGTTCCTGTAGCTCGGGTTCGACGAAACTCGCCGTCGACCGCGCCTCGGAGGCCAGCGACTCCGCTTTCGCCTGGAACGCTTGATACTCCTGGTTCCGCGTGTCCTCGGCGCTCCGAAGGCTGCTGTAACTCACCACCTTCGAGACGTCGCGCATCAGTTCCTCCTCCAGTTCGAGCAGTTCCAAGAGCGTCTCGGGGCTCTCGGTCACGCGGCCCTCGTAGGCGGCGATGTCCGGAATCCGGCTCTGCACGTCCTCGAACGCCGCCTCCCAGTCCTCGTCGCTCGCGTAGATGCTCTCTAAGTCCCACTTGTACTCGGCGTCGATATCGCTCCGCTCGGGAACCGAACTCATACCTCCCGAGAGCGGCGGTGTCGTGGTAAGCTTTGTCGATTCCCGGCGGGCCTGCCGGTTCGACGGGTCGTCGAGGCGTCGCGCCTCTCGGCGGCGCGGACGCTCGGCTACGGGTGTGATGTCGTCCGAAAGGGAGTGGGGGTGGGGAAGGAGGGAACCGCGGGCGGCCGGGGCGCCGAGGTGGGGGGGACGGCGCCGCGGGCCGCGTGCAGGCGGGGGGGATTCAGGGTAGGGGGTGGGTGGGGGTGGGGGTGGGGGGTGGTGGGGGTTGAGGGTGCCTACCCGCGAACCGAGTCGGGGAGACCGGTTCGCAACGTTCCGACGAAGTCGGACGTTTCGTGGCACGAACGCCGTCACGCCCGTGCCGCACTCATACGTACAGTCGACAACGGGGTATGGATGTCGCCTAAGTGGTTTGGGTCCGGGGGGTTCCACCGGGGCGACGGCCGTCGCTCGGCGGGGAGAGCGGGGTCGACGGACGTCCGCCGAGGACGCCCGCCGTCGAAAAGCCGACCGAACGGTCGCGTCTCGATACCGGGCGGCGCTCAGTGGCGCGTCGCGCGGGCATCGCGCACGTCGCCACCGTCTCTGACCTTGTCCTCGCAACTCGGACACACCCGCGGATTCTCCATGTTCTCGGGGGCGAACACACGGACGTACTCCGTCGTCACGAACGAACCGCAGTTTTCACACTTCGGCATCGGGCTGTTTTTAGCGGTAACTGTGGATAAAATTTAGGGCCACTTCCCGTATGAGCTGTGGCTCCCGGTCCCGTCGGCCGGCGGCGTCTCCGGCCCGTTCGGCCGTCTCCACAACCTCTTTCGCCCTCTCCGGCGACGGCGTGGTATGGACGACCGCGACGGGGCCGCGAGAGACGCCGCGCTCGGACGGGCGTGGACCGACGACGAACCGTGGGACTTCCTGACCGACCTGACTCGGCTGGGGAACCGAATGGGCGGCAGCGACGGGGAACGCCGCGCGGCCGAACTGGTCGCGGACGCCCTCCGCGACGCCGGCGCCCGCGACGTGCGCGAGGAACCGTTCGAGATGCGAGCGTGGACCCGCGGGTCGTCGACGCTCGCGCTGACGGACGAGGACCGCGCGTTCGAGACGGTCGCCCTGCCGTACTCGCCGTCGGGCGACGTGACGGGCGAACTCGTCGACGTCGGCCACGGCACGCCCGACGAGATAGACGACCACGACGTGGCGGGGAAGATAGCCGTCGCCTCCACGACGACGCCGCCGGGCGGCCGGTTCGTCCACCGCATGGAGAAGTTCAGCTACGCCGTCGAGCGCGGCGCGGAGGCGTTCGTCTTCGTCAACCACGTCCCCGGACAGCTCCCGCCGACCGGGTCGCTGACGTTCG contains:
- a CDS encoding DUF7563 family protein: MPKCENCGSFVTTEYVRVFAPENMENPRVCPSCEDKVRDGGDVRDARATRH
- the pepF gene encoding oligoendopeptidase F; this translates as MSSVPERSDIDAEYKWDLESIYASDEDWEAAFEDVQSRIPDIAAYEGRVTESPETLLELLELEEELMRDVSKVVSYSSLRSAEDTRNQEYQAFQAKAESLASEARSTASFVEPELQELSEEELSEFLEAEPELREYEHYFDDVLRTKPHTRSAEVEELLAELGEVASAPSDIYGMLSNADMTFPTVENPEGEDVEISQGNFTKLLKHPDREFRRTVHEEFYDEWADVRNSVGTALKNSVKKDVKYANARRYDTAREAALDGPNVPVEVYDNLVGTVRDNLDYLHRHAELKRRALDVDQLEMWDLYMSLTGDEGPEVSYEEAKEYIVEAVAPLGEEYQSRVEEGLEDRWVDVYENRGKRSGAFSSGTYDTQPFIMMNYQDDIASMYTLAHELGHSLHSELAKDEQPWQYADYTIFVAEVASTVNETLLTHYLLENVEDDEFRTHVLDEYLERFRSTLYRQTMFADFEHQIHTISEEGGALTPDRFDELYGDLKGEFYADANVDDRIAREWMRIPHFYYNYYVYQYSTGISAAVAIVERILNGGEEAAADYREALALGGSKYPIEVLETAGVDMASPEPIESALSVYGDYLDEAADLLDLEDE